From the Micromonospora sediminicola genome, one window contains:
- a CDS encoding cytochrome P450: protein MDVSEILTGLYSEQGRQNPYPFYAALHAHGPINHIPVRAEHSTVTAVAGGYDVVDRILRDPGWYKGLPPGWEEQEILRTFLTSMMFVNPPDHTRMRGVFAKTFTPRRLGALEPVVVRIVEERLDRMAEAGGHGAEVDFVADFAYPVPALVMAEFVGLPAADLAWYRQRVDWIDEYMDVSGKTPERLARANQAAEELRVYYRDLIAHRRRSPATDLISGLVEVLDAGDVDLTEDELISNLIVLFNASFVTTVYMFSNGLPLLLDHPEVTAALPGDDALARGCVDEVLRMESPVHFLARSAPADADVDGVPVARDDNVLLLIAAANRDPARFPDPDRFDPRRDGPPSLAFGVGLHFCLGSAVSRLEGRIALPRLFARFPRLAVTQPYTYSGSLFLRGIDKLFVTTGEAG, encoded by the coding sequence GTGGACGTCAGCGAGATCCTCACCGGCCTGTACAGCGAGCAGGGCCGGCAGAACCCCTATCCCTTCTACGCGGCCCTGCACGCGCACGGGCCGATCAACCACATTCCCGTCCGGGCCGAGCACAGCACCGTGACCGCCGTCGCCGGCGGCTACGACGTGGTGGACCGGATCCTGCGCGATCCCGGCTGGTACAAGGGCCTCCCGCCGGGCTGGGAGGAGCAGGAGATCCTGCGCACCTTCCTCACCTCGATGATGTTCGTCAACCCGCCGGACCACACCCGGATGCGGGGCGTCTTCGCGAAGACCTTCACGCCGCGTCGGCTCGGCGCGCTGGAGCCGGTGGTGGTGCGGATCGTGGAGGAGCGGCTGGACCGGATGGCCGAGGCCGGCGGGCACGGCGCGGAGGTCGACTTCGTCGCCGACTTCGCGTACCCGGTCCCGGCCCTGGTGATGGCCGAGTTCGTCGGCCTGCCGGCGGCGGACCTGGCCTGGTACCGGCAGCGGGTCGACTGGATCGACGAGTACATGGACGTCTCCGGCAAGACGCCGGAGCGGCTGGCCCGGGCCAACCAGGCCGCCGAGGAGCTGCGGGTCTACTACCGGGACCTGATCGCCCACCGGCGCCGCTCACCCGCCACCGACCTGATCAGCGGGCTGGTCGAGGTGCTCGACGCGGGCGACGTCGACCTCACCGAGGACGAGCTGATCAGCAACCTGATCGTGCTGTTCAACGCCAGCTTCGTCACCACCGTCTACATGTTCAGCAACGGGCTGCCGCTGCTGCTGGACCACCCCGAGGTGACCGCCGCGCTGCCCGGCGACGACGCGCTGGCCCGCGGCTGCGTGGACGAGGTGCTGCGGATGGAGAGTCCGGTGCACTTCCTGGCCCGCTCCGCGCCCGCCGACGCCGACGTGGACGGCGTCCCGGTCGCGCGCGACGACAACGTGCTGCTGCTGATCGCCGCCGCCAACCGCGACCCGGCCCGGTTCCCCGACCCGGACCGCTTCGATCCGCGCCGCGACGGCCCGCCGTCGCTGGCGTTCGGCGTCGGACTGCACTTCTGCCTCGGCTCGGCGGTGTCCCGGCTGGAGGGACGGATCGCGCTGCCCCGGCTGTTCGCCCGGTTCCCCCGCCTCGCCGTCACCCAGCCCTACACCTACAGCGGGAGTCTCTTCCTGCGCGGCATCGACAAGCTCTTCGTCACCACCGGGGAGGCCGGATGA
- a CDS encoding alpha/beta hydrolase translates to MTLDPQVLAWRAARAATGAAPLYTQTLAEARAADLAAIRAGSGAVEPVAEVRDTQVPGPGGPLPVRIHRPPGDGPLPTLVWFFGGGWTLGSVDTADGICRRLVNLAGCQTVTVGYRLAPEHPFPAAVEDCHAGLRHVAARADEFRVDPDRLAVGGDSAGGNLAAAVTLLARADGGPRLAAQVLVYPNTDQRPGERPTDDEDPLLFNRHSVRWYRDHYLADPGDAAHPLASPLLAENLSGLPPALVVTAGHDPLRAEGRRYAERLREAGVPTETADYPGMVHGFFVMPGVFDAGREAQERAAAFLRERFGPDPAAPPAGGTSAGSAAGVGAHG, encoded by the coding sequence ATGACGCTCGACCCGCAGGTCCTCGCGTGGCGGGCCGCGCGCGCCGCCACCGGCGCCGCGCCGCTCTACACCCAGACCCTCGCCGAGGCCCGCGCCGCCGACCTCGCCGCGATCCGCGCCGGCTCCGGCGCGGTCGAGCCCGTCGCCGAGGTACGCGACACGCAGGTGCCCGGCCCGGGCGGGCCGCTGCCGGTGCGGATCCACCGGCCGCCCGGCGACGGCCCGCTGCCCACGCTGGTCTGGTTCTTCGGCGGTGGCTGGACGCTCGGCAGCGTGGACACCGCCGACGGGATCTGCCGCCGCCTGGTCAACCTGGCCGGCTGCCAGACCGTGACCGTCGGCTACCGGCTCGCCCCGGAACACCCGTTCCCGGCCGCGGTGGAGGACTGCCACGCCGGGCTGCGCCACGTCGCCGCGCGGGCCGACGAGTTCCGCGTCGACCCGGACCGCCTCGCGGTCGGCGGCGACAGCGCCGGCGGCAACCTGGCCGCCGCGGTGACGCTGCTGGCCCGCGCCGACGGTGGTCCCCGGCTCGCCGCCCAGGTGCTGGTCTACCCGAACACCGACCAACGCCCCGGCGAGCGCCCGACCGACGACGAGGACCCGCTGCTGTTCAACCGGCACTCGGTGCGGTGGTACCGGGACCACTACCTCGCCGACCCCGGCGACGCGGCCCACCCGCTCGCCTCGCCGCTGCTCGCCGAGAACCTGTCCGGACTGCCCCCGGCGCTCGTGGTCACCGCCGGGCACGATCCGCTGCGCGCCGAGGGCCGGCGGTACGCCGAGCGGCTGCGGGAGGCCGGCGTGCCCACCGAGACGGCCGACTACCCGGGCATGGTGCACGGCTTCTTCGTCATGCCGGGCGTGTTCGACGCCGGTCGCGAGGCCCAGGAACGGGCCGCCGCGTTCCTGCGCGAGCGGTTCGGCCCCGACCCGGCCGCTCCGCCGGCGGGCGGGACGTCGGCCGGGAGCGCGGCGGGGGTGGGCGCCCATGGCTGA
- a CDS encoding alpha-hydroxy acid oxidase yields the protein MAEAPGAATGGAPRVADPAPGFVPPVSLADFAALARSALPADVWDFVDGGSGTETALAANRAALDRVAVLPRMLAGVDDPSTGAALPGGPAALPVAVAPMAYQRLLHPDGEPALAAAAGAAGVPYVASTLSSTPIEEIAATGATVWFQLYWLRDRGLVADLLDRAAAAGCAALMVTVDVPVLGRRLRDARNGFALPPHVTAANLPGDRDDLAHQGTPGVSAVQAHTGAVFAPALGWADLAWLRARTPVPLLVKGILDARDAVRAADAGVDAVVVSNHGGRQLDAAPATATVLPEVVDAVAERCAVMLDSGIRSGTDVLRALALGATGVLVGRPLLWALAAGGRAGAEAALALLAAELRDALILSGCPDPVAARRLRTRIGG from the coding sequence ATGGCTGAGGCGCCCGGCGCGGCGACGGGCGGGGCGCCCCGGGTGGCCGACCCGGCGCCGGGGTTCGTGCCGCCGGTCAGCCTGGCCGACTTCGCCGCGTTGGCCCGGTCGGCGCTGCCGGCCGACGTGTGGGACTTCGTCGACGGCGGCAGCGGCACCGAGACCGCGCTGGCCGCGAACCGGGCCGCGCTGGACCGGGTGGCGGTGCTGCCCCGGATGCTGGCCGGCGTGGACGACCCGTCCACCGGGGCGGCGCTGCCGGGCGGCCCGGCCGCGCTGCCGGTGGCGGTCGCGCCGATGGCGTACCAGCGGTTGCTGCACCCCGACGGCGAGCCGGCGCTCGCGGCGGCGGCCGGCGCGGCCGGCGTGCCCTACGTGGCCAGCACGCTGTCCAGCACGCCGATCGAGGAGATCGCCGCCACCGGCGCGACGGTCTGGTTCCAGCTCTACTGGCTGCGCGACCGGGGTCTGGTCGCCGATCTGCTGGACCGGGCGGCGGCCGCCGGCTGCGCCGCGCTGATGGTGACCGTGGACGTGCCGGTGCTCGGCCGCCGGCTGCGCGACGCCCGCAACGGCTTCGCGCTGCCGCCGCACGTCACCGCCGCCAACCTGCCCGGCGACCGGGACGACCTGGCCCACCAGGGCACTCCCGGCGTGTCCGCGGTGCAGGCGCACACCGGCGCGGTCTTCGCCCCGGCGCTGGGCTGGGCCGACCTGGCCTGGCTGCGGGCGCGTACCCCGGTGCCGTTGCTGGTCAAGGGCATCCTGGACGCGCGCGACGCGGTCCGCGCGGCGGACGCCGGCGTGGACGCGGTGGTGGTCTCCAACCACGGCGGCCGGCAGCTCGACGCCGCCCCGGCCACCGCCACCGTGCTGCCGGAGGTCGTCGACGCGGTGGCGGAGCGGTGCGCGGTGATGCTGGACAGCGGCATCCGCAGCGGCACCGACGTGCTGCGGGCGCTCGCCCTCGGCGCCACCGGTGTGCTGGTCGGCCGGCCGCTGCTCTGGGCGCTCGCCGCCGGCGGCCGGGCCGGCGCCGAGGCCGCCCTGGCGCTGCTCGCCGCCGAGCTGCGCGACGCCCTCATCCTCAGCGGCTGCCCGGACCCGGTCGCGGCCCGGCGGCTGCGCACCCGGATCGGAGGCTGA
- a CDS encoding aminotransferase-like domain-containing protein codes for MEPVDLAVTTLHGSVDDPALNSMNFLNEVAQHYPEAVSLAAGRPYEEFFDSALLHAHLDRFRRHLADDLGLDRAQVDRTLLQYGRTKGIVHHLIARHLAVDERMTVDPETIVVTVGCQEAMFLVLRALRADPADVLFAVAPTYVGLTGAARLVDLPVRPVAGGPDGVDLADLRAGVRRARAEGLRPRACYVMPDFANPSGVSMDTAHRRRLLDLAAAEDLLLIEDNPYGLFPAAGTDRRPTLKALDTARRVVYLGSFAKTVLPGARVGYVVADQRVGGSDGTVGPLADQLAKIKSMVTVNTSPISQAVIGGALLAHDCSLVAANVRERAAYARNLGHLVDGLARRFPAGGPVRWTVPAGGFFVVVTVPFPVDDALLHRSAREYGLLWTPMAHFYDAGTPVRALRLSVSAVTPAQIDLGLDRLAALVGDVTAGVGAPA; via the coding sequence GTGGAGCCGGTGGACCTGGCCGTCACGACGCTGCACGGCAGCGTCGACGACCCCGCGCTGAACTCGATGAACTTCCTCAACGAGGTGGCGCAGCACTACCCGGAGGCGGTGTCACTGGCAGCCGGCCGGCCCTACGAGGAGTTCTTCGACTCGGCGCTGCTGCACGCGCACCTGGACCGGTTCCGCCGGCACCTCGCCGACGACCTCGGGCTGGACCGGGCGCAGGTCGACCGCACGCTGTTGCAGTACGGGCGGACCAAGGGGATCGTGCACCACCTGATCGCCCGACACCTGGCCGTGGACGAGCGGATGACCGTCGACCCGGAGACGATCGTGGTGACGGTCGGCTGCCAGGAGGCCATGTTCCTGGTGCTGCGCGCGCTGCGGGCCGACCCGGCCGACGTGCTGTTCGCGGTCGCACCCACGTACGTCGGGCTCACCGGCGCGGCCCGCCTGGTCGACCTGCCGGTGCGCCCGGTGGCCGGCGGGCCGGACGGGGTGGACCTGGCCGACCTGCGCGCCGGGGTGCGCCGGGCCCGCGCCGAAGGGCTGCGGCCCCGGGCCTGCTACGTGATGCCGGACTTCGCCAACCCGTCCGGGGTCAGCATGGACACCGCGCACCGCCGCCGGCTGCTGGACCTGGCCGCCGCCGAGGACCTGCTGCTGATCGAGGACAACCCGTACGGCCTGTTTCCGGCGGCCGGCACGGACCGGCGGCCGACGCTCAAGGCGCTGGACACCGCGCGGCGGGTGGTCTACCTCGGCTCGTTCGCCAAGACCGTGCTGCCCGGCGCGCGCGTCGGCTACGTGGTCGCCGACCAGCGGGTGGGTGGCTCCGACGGCACGGTCGGCCCGCTCGCCGACCAGCTCGCGAAGATCAAGAGCATGGTCACGGTGAACACCTCGCCGATCAGCCAGGCGGTGATCGGGGGCGCGCTGCTGGCGCACGACTGCTCGCTGGTGGCCGCGAACGTGCGGGAGCGGGCCGCGTACGCCCGCAACCTGGGTCACCTGGTCGACGGCCTGGCGCGGCGCTTCCCGGCCGGCGGGCCGGTGCGCTGGACCGTGCCGGCCGGCGGCTTCTTCGTGGTGGTCACCGTGCCGTTCCCGGTGGACGACGCGCTGCTGCACCGCTCGGCCCGCGAGTACGGCCTGCTCTGGACGCCGATGGCGCACTTCTACGACGCCGGCACGCCGGTGCGCGCGCTGCGCCTGTCGGTGAGCGCGGTCACGCCGGCGCAGATCGACCTGGGCCTGGACCGGCTCGCCGCGCTGGTCGGCGACGTGACGGCCGGCGTGGGCGCACCGGCGTGA
- the araB gene encoding ribulokinase, with protein sequence MGRFVVGVDLGTLSGRAVVVDVVDGAERGSAVHTYRHGVLTERLPGGPALPPGWALQDPADHVEVLRTAVPAAVRAAGIDPAEVVGVGVDATSCTVLPTLADGTPLAELPDLRDRPHAWPKLWKHHAAQRQAERITALAGARGEGWLTRYGGRVSAEWQLAKALEALEEDPAVFHRAQHWVETADWLVRRLCGRATRNASAAGFKGLRQDGRDPDAGFLAALHPELPDLLAKLDHGPLLPPAARAGLLTEEAAGWTGLPAGVPVAAGAIDAHVTAAAARTVAPGRMLAVLGTSTCLILNAEHRHEVPGVCGVVADGVTAGHWGYEAGQSGVGDIFAWYVERGLPAAYAEEAARRGLSPQDLLDALAADQPVGGHGLLALDWHSGNRSVLMDHELSGVLVGLTLATRPEDIWRALLEATAFGARTVLEAFGSAGLAVDELTVAGGLTANRLLLRVYADVLRRPLHVLATAHPAALGAAIHAAVAAGVYPDVERASAAMGAAHRETVQPDPARADAYDDLYADYRALHDHFGRGGTDLLHRLHARRAPRPAPADPSSPG encoded by the coding sequence ATGGGTCGGTTCGTGGTCGGGGTGGACCTGGGCACGCTCTCCGGGCGGGCCGTCGTGGTCGACGTGGTCGACGGCGCCGAGCGGGGCAGCGCGGTGCACACCTACCGGCACGGGGTGCTGACCGAGCGGCTCCCCGGCGGGCCGGCGCTGCCGCCCGGCTGGGCGCTGCAGGACCCGGCCGACCACGTGGAGGTGCTGCGGACCGCCGTGCCCGCCGCCGTCCGCGCCGCCGGGATCGACCCGGCCGAGGTGGTCGGCGTCGGGGTGGACGCCACCTCGTGCACGGTGCTGCCCACCCTGGCCGACGGCACCCCGCTCGCCGAGCTGCCCGACCTGCGGGACCGGCCGCACGCCTGGCCGAAGCTCTGGAAGCACCACGCCGCCCAGCGGCAGGCCGAGCGGATCACCGCCCTGGCCGGGGCGCGCGGCGAGGGCTGGCTGACCCGCTACGGCGGCCGGGTGTCCGCCGAGTGGCAGCTGGCCAAGGCGCTGGAGGCGCTGGAGGAGGACCCGGCCGTGTTCCACCGGGCCCAACACTGGGTGGAGACGGCGGACTGGCTGGTCCGGCGGTTGTGCGGGCGGGCCACCCGCAACGCCTCCGCCGCCGGGTTCAAGGGACTGCGGCAGGACGGCCGCGACCCGGACGCCGGCTTCCTCGCCGCGCTGCACCCGGAGCTGCCCGACCTGCTGGCGAAGCTGGACCACGGCCCGCTGCTGCCGCCGGCCGCCCGCGCGGGCCTGCTGACCGAGGAGGCGGCCGGCTGGACCGGCCTGCCCGCCGGCGTCCCGGTCGCGGCCGGGGCCATCGACGCGCACGTGACCGCGGCGGCGGCCCGGACGGTCGCGCCGGGCCGGATGCTCGCCGTCCTCGGCACCAGTACCTGCCTGATCCTGAACGCGGAGCACCGGCACGAGGTGCCCGGCGTCTGCGGGGTGGTCGCGGACGGGGTGACCGCCGGCCACTGGGGGTACGAGGCCGGGCAGAGCGGGGTCGGCGACATCTTCGCCTGGTACGTCGAGCGCGGGCTGCCCGCCGCGTACGCCGAGGAGGCCGCCCGGCGCGGCCTGTCGCCGCAGGACCTGCTGGACGCGCTCGCCGCCGACCAGCCGGTCGGCGGGCACGGGCTGCTGGCGCTGGACTGGCACAGCGGCAACCGTTCGGTGCTGATGGACCACGAGCTGAGCGGCGTGCTGGTCGGGCTCACGCTGGCCACCCGGCCGGAGGACATCTGGCGGGCGTTGCTGGAGGCGACCGCGTTCGGCGCCCGCACCGTGCTCGAGGCGTTCGGGTCCGCCGGGCTGGCCGTGGACGAGCTGACCGTGGCCGGTGGTCTCACCGCGAACCGGTTGCTGCTGCGCGTCTACGCCGACGTGCTGCGCCGCCCGCTGCACGTGCTGGCCACCGCGCACCCGGCCGCGCTGGGCGCGGCGATCCACGCGGCGGTCGCCGCCGGCGTGTACCCGGACGTGGAGCGCGCCTCGGCGGCCATGGGCGCTGCCCACCGCGAGACGGTCCAGCCGGACCCGGCCCGCGCCGACGCCTACGACGACCTGTACGCCGACTACCGCGCCCTGCACGACCACTTCGGCCGGGGCGGCACCGACCTCCTGCACCGCCTCCACGCCCGCCGCGCCCCCCGTCCCGCCCCGGCCGACCCGTCCTCCCCGGGGTGA
- a CDS encoding glycine hydroxymethyltransferase has product MSPNAESTAFRSALEVIRAVEPRVADAIGAELADQRESLKLIASENYASPATLLTMGNWFSDKYAEGTVGRRFYAGCQNVDTVEALAAEHARELFGATHAYVQPHSGIDANLVAFWAILADRVESPALKRAQARHVNDLTEADWFALRRELGDQRMLGMSLDAGGHLTHGFRPNISGKMFDQRSYGTDPATGLIDYDRVAEAAREFRPLILVAGYSAYPRKVNFRIMREIADSVGATFMVDMAHFAGLVAGKVFTGDFDPVPHAHIVTTTTHKSLRGPRGGMVLCGPELADQVDRGCPMVLGGPLPHVMAAKAVALAEARRPDFADYAQRIVDNAQALADGLLRRGATLVTGGTDNHLVLIDVSNYGLTGRQAEQALLDSGIVTNRNAVPQDPNGAWYTSGIRIGTPALTTRGLGTTEMDATAELIHTVLSQTTAGTGPDGAASKAKYVLDPAVAEQVGKQAADLLTPFPLYPTVDLA; this is encoded by the coding sequence ATGTCGCCCAACGCCGAGTCCACCGCCTTCCGCAGCGCGCTGGAGGTGATCCGCGCCGTCGAGCCGCGGGTGGCCGACGCCATCGGCGCGGAGCTGGCCGACCAACGCGAGTCGCTGAAGCTCATCGCCAGCGAGAACTACGCCTCCCCCGCGACCCTGCTGACCATGGGCAACTGGTTCAGCGACAAGTACGCCGAGGGCACCGTCGGTCGGCGCTTCTACGCCGGCTGCCAGAACGTGGACACCGTCGAGGCGCTCGCCGCCGAGCACGCCCGGGAGCTGTTCGGCGCCACCCACGCGTACGTGCAGCCGCACTCCGGCATCGACGCCAACCTGGTCGCCTTCTGGGCGATCCTGGCCGACCGGGTCGAGTCCCCCGCGCTGAAGAGGGCCCAGGCCCGTCACGTCAACGACCTCACCGAGGCGGACTGGTTCGCGCTGCGCCGGGAGCTGGGCGACCAGCGGATGCTCGGCATGTCGCTGGACGCCGGCGGCCACCTCACCCACGGTTTCCGGCCGAACATCTCCGGCAAGATGTTCGACCAGCGCAGCTACGGCACCGACCCGGCGACCGGGCTGATCGACTACGACCGGGTGGCCGAGGCGGCCCGCGAGTTCCGGCCGCTGATCCTGGTCGCCGGCTACTCGGCGTACCCCCGGAAGGTCAACTTCCGGATCATGCGGGAGATCGCCGACTCGGTCGGCGCCACCTTCATGGTGGACATGGCGCACTTCGCCGGGCTGGTCGCCGGCAAGGTCTTCACCGGCGACTTCGACCCGGTGCCGCACGCGCACATCGTCACCACCACCACGCACAAGTCGCTGCGCGGCCCGCGCGGCGGCATGGTGCTCTGCGGTCCGGAGCTGGCCGACCAGGTCGACCGGGGCTGCCCGATGGTGCTCGGCGGCCCGCTGCCGCACGTGATGGCCGCCAAGGCGGTCGCGCTGGCCGAGGCCCGGCGCCCCGACTTCGCCGACTACGCCCAGCGGATCGTCGACAACGCCCAGGCCCTCGCCGACGGGCTGCTGCGCCGGGGCGCGACGCTGGTCACCGGCGGCACCGACAACCACCTGGTGCTCATCGACGTGTCCAACTACGGGCTGACCGGGCGGCAGGCCGAGCAGGCGCTGCTCGACTCCGGCATCGTGACCAACCGCAACGCGGTGCCGCAGGACCCGAACGGCGCCTGGTACACCTCCGGCATCCGGATCGGCACCCCGGCGCTGACCACCCGGGGGCTCGGCACCACCGAGATGGACGCCACCGCCGAGCTGATCCACACCGTGCTCAGCCAGACCACGGCCGGCACCGGCCCGGACGGCGCCGCGTCGAAGGCGAAGTACGTCCTCGACCCGGCGGTCGCCGAGCAGGTCGGCAAGCAGGCCGCCGACCTGCTCACCCCCTTCCCCCTCTACCCCACCGTCGACCTGGCCTGA
- a CDS encoding SDR family NAD(P)-dependent oxidoreductase: protein MTTPTTGRPLAVVTGASSGIGYELAVQFVEHGYDVVVAAEDAAIETTARDLRRDGGPEVHPVRADLATPEGVEQLAGAVTGQGRPVDALALNAGRGAGGDFVGGTDLADELTVIDLNVRSTVHLAKLLLPDMVRRGAGRVLFTSSIAATMPGAYQAVYNASKSFVQSFAEGVRNELKDSGVTVTSLMPGPTDTQFFDRADMEDTRVGQGKKDDPRKVAEDAFEALMKGEHKVAAGSLVNKVQVAAGKIVPDRLKAEQHRKMAEPGSGD from the coding sequence ATGACCACACCGACCACCGGGCGGCCGCTCGCCGTGGTGACCGGCGCGTCCAGCGGCATCGGGTACGAGTTGGCCGTCCAGTTCGTCGAGCACGGGTACGACGTGGTGGTCGCCGCCGAGGACGCGGCGATCGAGACTACGGCCCGCGACCTGCGGCGCGACGGCGGCCCGGAGGTGCATCCGGTCCGGGCGGACCTGGCCACGCCGGAGGGGGTGGAGCAGCTGGCCGGGGCGGTGACCGGGCAGGGGCGTCCGGTCGACGCGCTGGCGCTGAACGCCGGGCGGGGCGCGGGCGGGGACTTCGTCGGCGGCACCGACCTGGCCGACGAGCTGACCGTGATCGACCTGAACGTGCGCTCGACCGTGCACCTGGCCAAGCTGCTCCTGCCGGACATGGTGCGCCGGGGCGCCGGGCGGGTGCTGTTCACCTCGTCCATCGCGGCCACCATGCCGGGGGCGTACCAGGCGGTCTACAACGCCTCGAAGTCGTTCGTGCAGTCCTTCGCCGAGGGGGTGCGCAACGAGCTGAAGGACAGCGGCGTCACGGTGACGTCGTTGATGCCGGGCCCGACCGACACGCAGTTCTTCGACCGGGCCGACATGGAGGACACCCGGGTCGGCCAGGGGAAGAAGGACGACCCCCGGAAGGTGGCCGAGGATGCGTTCGAGGCCCTGATGAAGGGGGAGCACAAGGTGGCCGCCGGGTCGCTGGTGAACAAGGTCCAGGTGGCGGCCGGCAAGATCGTCCCGGACCGGTTGAAGGCCGAGCAGCACCGGAAGATGGCCGAGCCCGGCTCGGGCGACTGA
- a CDS encoding hemerythrin domain-containing protein, with amino-acid sequence MSTDAIVLLKEDHKEIRRLFKAFQDAEDGPASARGKIVTQILEALTVHTYLENEVMYPEVRKLVPDVEDDILESYEEHHVADVLCFELFTMDADDERYVAKTTVLIENVLHHVEEEEQEWFPKVREALGRNQLQEIGQRMLDLRPKAPTTPTEPKALKKSRDAVVA; translated from the coding sequence GTGTCCACCGACGCGATCGTCCTGCTCAAGGAGGACCACAAGGAGATCCGCCGCCTGTTCAAGGCGTTCCAGGACGCCGAGGACGGCCCGGCGAGCGCGCGCGGGAAGATCGTCACGCAGATCCTCGAAGCCCTGACGGTGCACACCTACCTGGAGAACGAGGTGATGTACCCCGAGGTCCGCAAGCTGGTGCCGGACGTCGAGGACGACATCCTCGAGTCGTACGAGGAGCACCACGTCGCGGACGTGCTCTGCTTCGAGCTGTTCACCATGGACGCCGACGACGAACGGTACGTGGCGAAGACGACGGTGCTGATCGAGAACGTGCTGCACCACGTCGAGGAGGAGGAGCAGGAGTGGTTCCCGAAGGTCCGGGAGGCGCTCGGGCGTAACCAGCTCCAGGAGATCGGCCAGCGGATGCTCGACCTGCGGCCGAAGGCCCCGACGACGCCGACCGAGCCGAAGGCGCTGAAGAAGTCGCGGGACGCCGTGGTCGCCTGA
- a CDS encoding NAD(P)H-hydrate dehydratase yields MPSRSDVITPALLRDWALPVPTGGKEARGTVLVVGGSRFTPGAVLLAGVAALRAGAGVLQLAAAESTAAALSIQVPEALVVGLPENRDGAVRGDPGDLLGGLVADADVVAVGPGLNDIDTTTELLRLVLDAAGPETALVLDAYALGALSHEPDLLVGSGRRVVLTPNLTEARHLLDRDPGDDLDAEAIELAGRYDAVVSLYGHIATPDGRAWREESGDAGLGTSGSGDVRAGLLAGLLSRGADPAQAACWAAFAHAVSGQRLVPRYGRIGFLARELLDEIPYTLATV; encoded by the coding sequence ATGCCGAGCCGGTCTGACGTGATCACCCCCGCGCTGCTGCGGGACTGGGCGCTGCCCGTACCGACCGGCGGCAAGGAGGCACGGGGCACGGTGCTGGTCGTCGGCGGCTCCCGGTTCACGCCCGGGGCGGTGCTGCTGGCCGGCGTGGCCGCGCTGCGCGCCGGCGCCGGCGTGCTGCAACTCGCCGCCGCCGAGTCCACCGCCGCCGCGCTCAGCATCCAGGTGCCCGAGGCGTTGGTGGTCGGCCTGCCGGAGAACCGCGACGGCGCGGTCCGGGGCGATCCCGGCGACCTGCTCGGCGGGCTGGTCGCCGACGCGGACGTGGTGGCGGTCGGCCCCGGGCTGAACGACATCGACACCACCACGGAGCTGCTGCGTCTGGTCCTCGACGCGGCCGGCCCGGAGACCGCGCTGGTGCTCGACGCGTACGCGCTCGGCGCGCTCAGCCACGAGCCGGACCTGCTGGTCGGCTCGGGCCGCAGGGTGGTGCTGACCCCCAACCTCACCGAGGCCCGTCACCTGCTCGACCGCGACCCCGGCGACGACCTGGACGCCGAGGCGATCGAGCTGGCCGGCCGCTACGACGCGGTGGTCTCGCTCTACGGCCACATCGCCACCCCGGACGGCCGGGCCTGGCGGGAGGAGAGCGGGGACGCCGGGCTGGGCACCTCCGGCAGCGGCGACGTGCGCGCCGGCCTGCTGGCCGGGCTGCTCTCCCGGGGCGCCGACCCGGCGCAGGCCGCCTGCTGGGCCGCGTTCGCGCACGCGGTCAGCGGGCAGCGGCTGGTCCCCCGCTACGGCCGGATCGGTTTCCTCGCCCGCGAGCTGCTCGACGAGATCCCGTACACGCTGGCCACGGTGTGA